gatgtgagccgaatttattggggaaagttcaatgaatgcaaaaaggtatgccaaatagtagtgtgtcatgtttcctttgcgttgggttgtggtcaaatacacagcggttatctgtttgcgagttgcctggaacacggttttttaataacatctctcgatcttcacatattttgtcatgtgaataagaacagaacaagttcgtcaaacatatttcttattttatctgcattgaatgaatttacaacgtccttcttgttaattgtttattcataaagactacttgtaCTGAAGAAAATGTTTTCCTCTTTCAACGGGTGGAGTAGTGCGCCGGAGTAGGTCCCTTGCGTAGAAACGTGGGCGAATAacacgatctgcgcatgcggtAAAATCAACGGAAAAGGAAAAAAGACATAAACATGCCGAAAAACGATGTGCGCATCACCCGGAAAAGGAAATAAGTCGAATCTGCTCGCGATAAAAGAAGTGCGCTTGTGCGagatctaaaatggccgcggaactgttaactggtgtattacAGTGTTTCgttgtttgtaaaatcatttgatgAACATTGTTGCAAACACAAATTCGAACATCTTTTGACGTAATGGTTATACGTAAGCATtcgataaaaaaaatagttagTGACTGAGAACGCTAAAAAAACTCCAATGTAGCGAGGTTGGTGTGTTTCATCTGCATTTTTGAGTCTTTCGCACACTCTGGTGCTAATGCAAGTGATCAGGACGGTAAGAGCAACGAACGAACCACCAAGAAATCGTATTTTCAGCAGGGTGCactctatttttcaaatcttgATGATCCTGAATATATCATTTTGCAGAAAAATTACTCAATAAGAAAAGGCTACGAATTCTTTAAAATTGCGGTGCACTCGAGGGCAATGTCGGCTGTTTAATCGTAGGTCAGTttttaacaccaaaaacaacacaaaagacACTTCGAACTGCCTAAGTGAACAAGGTGAAAGCGTGTTATTTTGTCTCCCTGGTATGGAGATTGTCGATTTTCCGCGAGAGTTACCTTCTCTTAGCTTGGTTATGTCTTCCATCTATCGTGGAACAAAAAGTCTGTTTGACATGTACAGTAATTGTTTTCAACGACTCAACATCGTTTAATCTATACTACCAGTCATAACAAAATAAGGCAGAACGTTCAGGTGCGcgcgctctctctgtctatttctttgtcacacacacacaaacacacacacgcacgcacgcacgcgctccggcgcacgcacgcacacaccacacacacacacacacacacatacacacactcgctcacacacacacacacacacacacacgcccgaacgcacgcacgcacgcacgcggcacgcacgcacacacacgcacacgcacacacggccgtaacaagaaaaaaaaagtaaaaacagaaTGTGATGCATGCTTAGCTAACTTTATTGTCAAGCTCTTCACATTCGGTCAGTACTATGAAGTATGCGTCAAACCTCGCCGAGAAGAAAGAATCCCATACCAATCAGTGAAGAGAAAGACGCCGCATCTTTGTTGTGtctaccggtgtaacacgagaaaattactcccacgagatttttactccggagtaaacatttcgtacgaaaaaagttactccctttacgaaaaaagcactcccccattaaacgaaaaaattactccccaagtcaggtgagttccgagtaaacattcgtacacaaatgttactcccctgacgaataaataacgaataaattacttcaccccaacacaagcaattcAACTTCCCATGCcgggtgtacgaaatttttacttcctgtcccctgttagtcttggtggtggaaggggtggaaggagggtagcgcgacatttgtgtgcgcgagatcacttattggcattatcccttcgcccgcatcccatttttgcgtacgagatttttactggaagtaaaaacaagtcgcgtaaggcgaaaatacaatatttagtcaagtagctgccatttttcagcaagaccgtatgctcgtagcatcgtcagtccaccgctcatggcaaaggcagtgaaattgacaagaagagcggggtagtagttgcgctaagaaggatagcacgcttttctgtacctctctttgttttaactttctgagcgtgtttttaatccaagcatatcatatctatatgtttttggaatcaggaaccgacaagaaataagatgaaagtgtttttaaattgatttggacaatttaattttgataataatttttatatatttaattttcagagcttgtttttaatccgcatataacatatttatatggttttggaatcagcaaatgatggaaaataagataaacgtaaatttggatcgttttataaatttttattttttttttacaattttcagatttttaatgaccaaagtcattaattaatttttaagccaccaagctgaaatgcaataccgaagtccgggcttcgtcgaagattacttgaccaaaatttcaaccaatttggttgaaaaatgagggcgtgacagtgccgcctcaactttcacgaaaagccggatatgacgtcatcaaagacatttatcaaaaaaatgaaaaaaaaacgttcggggatttcatacccaggaactctcatgtcaaatttcataaagatcggtccagtagtttagtctgaatcgctctacacacacacacacacgcacgcacacacacacacacacacacacacacacgcacgcacatacaccacgaccctcgtttcgattccccctcgatgttaaaatatttagtcaaaacttgactaaatataaaaatggggagtaaaaatttcgtggagggagtaattttttcgtgccttggggagttcttttctcttacaaaaagtgtactcggagtaagaatttcgtacgaaatatttactccggagtacatttttcgtggagtaaaaatttcgtgttacaccggccccaACCACATAGTTGGGCTTTACATACTGAAAGACACGAAGTCTTTGTCGTCTGAACGGATGCCAACCACATAGCTCGGCTCGTAGACATCGGCCTGGCTGAAGGCGGAGGAGATCCGTCTCCAGGAGGAACCCGAAGGATTACTGGCACCCCTTCGCGTTTGTACAGCAGGCTGTCGTTGTTCTTCACGCCGGCCACAGTGCCTGCCTTGCCGGACGACACTCGCTTCATCAGCACTCCCTCCACCTATCGTTGTTCTTCACGCCGGCCACAGTGCCTGCCTTGCCGGACGACACTCGCTTCATCAGCACTCCCTCCACCTATCGTTGTTCTTCACGCCGGCCACAGTGCCTGCCTTGCCGGACGACACTCGCTTCATCAGCACTCCCTCCACCTATCGTTGTTCTTCACGCCGGCCACAGTGCCTGCCTTGCCGGACGACACTCGCTTCATCAGCACTCCATCCACCTGTCGTTGTTCTTCACGCCGGCCACAGTGCCTGCCTTGCCGGACGACACTCGCTTCATCAGCACTCCCTCCACCTAGCGGACACACAAAATGGTCGGTCACGGTCATTGCGTCAAGTATCAAACTTCCTGTGAGAGTCCCTCCACCTAGCTTGTTACTCTAGACAACTCTCTAATTTCAAATTCACAACAGTAGTATTTTTTACAACGAAGAACTGCAAAAATTTTTTCCGGCAGCGATAACTAGTTAAGCTACCCACTAATCGGTAGTGAGATGTCCTACGACGCAAGGTGACATCTCCccggaccatcacagagcccccATTAAACGATTTCGTTCTAGAACAGCGCCATCTGAAAAGCGCTCTTTATGACGCCTCCAGACTCTGTGCGTCCATCAGCAGGATCCAAGAAGAGGTGGGACCCAAAAAATAATCCCAAAAAACACTACCTCtagcacattttgcgaaccataccgagactagaaataaacaataaaaaaataacaaaaagccgacctaccgaccctattttggggggacatgttaccctaaaccaacaaatatttttgtttgaagTTAAGATGTATGACAACATTTTAATAAAAACCAGCTCAAACTGTCAAAGCAACAATTTATTGTTCCGACCTGATTTTGATGATTGAAACGGTACTCTGCACTTAAATACCGCGGGGAACAGCACCGGGGGGAACACTGCGGTAAAAGACAACGAGAAGCAGCACAATAGAAAACTGGCAACCGAGATACCTTATACTCTCAGCCACCGGGCCATGATAATAGTTCTCTGTTTGCACGCAACTTGCAATAGTCTGCTTCCGTAAAATCGTAAAACGCAGCCCTGCAAATACTGGTTATTGTGGTCTTTGTTCGCTCTGGTTTTCCAGTGATTATAGGTCCCTTGTGCGTTGAATTAATGGCGCTTTTGCGACGGAACTGGCCATTGAGAGTGTATTTGGTGCAAGTGTTGTTACTCGGAGGTGTTGTGTATGTTGACACAGGTTTTACACCGGTTTCAGTCAGTCCCTTGGTGTCTTTgtccattctgataatcctcgctccacggctatcgccagttgtctctctgaccgaacgctacagtcctacgcgaatctatcaaaacaagaatacaagagttatctcccatatgtttttcgcgagcactgatctaaatttgagatcagtgttcgcgagacgaaaatgattgcagattggccgacttcgacagtgatctccgttctgttcttcacagttatgataaagacatcgttctaaggtcaaaacaagtcgaaattttgggactgctgccgtaaggagaccgtaatatatggttgcatcactgtcaaaaaaatcgtctgctccagcgagcgcgaaaccaaacggttgattatcacgtgacatttatgccatatttagagttgtttgcacagtaaatacatccgcgaaaaatagctcgcttgaaactgtctaaaataaaaattcctctgtaatttaaaaattacaaaacaccatgaaaaatcattatcgacgatcgcgaatctgcttatatcaataatacattacaaaaacctctaaatatgtttaaaaaaaatcggtttccttgcaagacaaggaaactcaaggcatcctgtcagggagagaatgagccgaactcattttgacctcaGGTCAGGATGGTCTTTGTCTGTATACGGGTCTATGGGTCTGCGTGTTCGATTGACTGGGTGCTGACATAAATTataaggtttgtgtgtgtgtgtgtgtgtttgtgtgtgtgtgtgtgtgtgtgtgtgagtgtgtgtgtgtgtgtgtgcatatgtgtgtgcgtatgtgtgtgtgtgtgtgtgtgtgtgtctacctgTGACTGCGCGCGTGTTTTAAAGTGGGTGcttcagtgtgtgcgtgcgtgcgtgtgcgtgcgtgcgtgcgtgtgcgtgcgtgcttgcgtgcgtgcttgcgtgcgtgcgtttctgtaagtgtgtgcgtgcgcccgTGCTTGCGcacgttcgtgcgtgcgtacgtgcttgcgttattgtgcgcgcgcgcgtgtgtgtgtgtgtgtgtatctgtgcaatGTTTTTGATGATTTTCTTCCAACTGTACTGTGAGAAAATCAATCCATCACTTGGCCGACTCCAAGTCATAACGAACGGTCATTTCAAGGTCCAGTGCAGtgcctcgcgccccctaattggcgtggAGGCGCGTCCcacgggtggtggatgggggagccttctctactaccttctgagagaaggtcgcatcactcttgatgccgtgaacctcattaagatctttttcttgtttcttctctatttctgcctccccaaagtccttttactttccttttctcacccataaaatacttcatttttttccccttgttaagtggttcttgtatagaatatagtcaatgtttgtaaagattttagtcaagcagtatgtaagaaatgtttagtcctttgtactggaaacttgcattctcccagtatattgtactacgttgcaagcccctggagcaattttttgattagtgcttttgtgaacaagaaacacttaacaagtggctctatcccatctcccccctttcccctatcccatctcctccctttccctcgtcgcgatataaccttcgtggttgaaaacgacgttaaacatcaaataaagaaagaaagaaaggtccaGTGCATCACTGTCCAGTGACCCTGCCCCCAGTCCACCAAATCCATGTGACTAAAGTTAAAGATACCTTCTTTTCCGTGTAAACTatcatgtaaaccaccacagatgtacccaggcttttacacgggataacagcatccttctattggacacatacccacaatcaacAGTCTAGAGTTTTATTCACGTATGACTATTATAtatataccgagaggcataaattccgcaaacggaactttaaaaaatcacaaaaaatcaactcagtggtgaatgttttcaatgtttgaatattttatttattggccattttagtgtttataaaccttcgcttaattgattttgaatagaacatcatgaaatgacaatttttcaaaaaaagggactgagtccaagcgcaatgatttcggaacacgttcagtgttcatcacgttcaatgctttggccagctttaagcatcccaatcgcttgctgtctctctccttcatcaagtcgtggcatgattgcgatatctggatacagccaaacagccagttgcattttatagggccatacactatcttttttacgttattgtctcccgttcagcccattgtctttattagcacagtgagctgtggctggatcagcaatactgcaaagcgcacgctgacagcgtgaaacatttgctccaacactcaagatgtcaactacaaattacaggttcaatctgattttcatTTGAGAGCAAActcgttcaatgcactatttgcagaatttatgcctttcagtatagtatgagttatttctaatatgctgaagcccctggagcaattttttgtttagtgcttttgtgaacaagaaacaattaacaagtggctctatcccatctcccccctttccccgtcgcgatataaccttgaacggttgaaaacgacgttaaacaccaaataattaaacaaataaaactgttagcaaatgataacaagacatgtcgagaaaaaagatatcaagcatgagccttttaggcgaatgctgatatcgtttgtgaaacatgtctgttatcatttgctaacagtcagcatattagaaataacggttttattaccgtttctTTCGACCAAAAGAACATTCGAAGCTACCCCGCGAATttgacagaacagccgcaatgggaacttgagcacTTCTACCTGagtgattatgcctgtcagtcaaagaattctcgtaacacacctgacgtgatgaatattcacaggtcaaatgcctttgacacacaacaatctcacaagataaaccatgttgaacatgcgtttcggttgcttcgctttttctcgttgaacagagagcgacagatttagaaccgactccagacggatgggaaatgacgtaaagatacatttgatgtaaagcgagtggcgcaatttcacttgatttttccgaactttgatcatttagattttaagtgagcggtcggcattgcacactcagacgatgggcggtgcctttgCTGTTCCGTTatgcacccaccgacaaaactcgcttttcggtattttttagataaagagagtacagtggacgccgcttaataaaaccgcggttaatagagccagccgcttataaaagccgatttcagacggtccggatttttcactatatcttatgtattagaaaaagccggttaataaaaccaacccgccgcttattaaagccagttttctcagagaaatcacgtagtttgtgactaaaactcacattattttgttctgatgtggaagacgaccaacaaacaaacactcataaaatcgttcttttctgccgagtaatgattcgtgacggtgacagtgaaattattgatgtaccgaagtgatcaaagtacacgtacatgtacataattaaaacaaaagttccatatccttcgtgaagttttgtttagattcaaacaagtgtaaatgacgaaagaaagtgactgagtgacgtaaacaaaagagaagatttttttttctttcgaaaatgacgtattcctggaccgccggttaataaatccgccgcttattaacgccatttttcgtcggtccagaagtggctttattaagcggcgaccactgtattacctaacagcatttgaagtgtcattatttagaataaatcacgctgatattgttgaattacatttttcctttgtcttgttaatttttagcgtgatatgcaaaaagggtccctgcctgaacgttatataatttagagggtcacctagaatccgtcctgattggtcaaaaagccgtATGGGGCAATTGGTAATAATGAGGTATACagaagggaggggggagtgaTGGAGGGCTCCTTGTTCAGGCGATTGATGGTGCTTCTCGTACTACAAGAAGTTCAAGAAGTATAACAGGTAtacagagggggggggtggggggggggggtggcgggggTTGGGCAAAACCAATCAGAAAGACAAGACATCACGAACCAATTAACAGTTCTCCTAGCTGAGGTGACGTCCAGTTCCCAGGCAGCATCGGGTCGATTACTTCAAGGGTTTGTTTGAATGCGTTCCACTGTATACTTTtaacatacttttttttttcttaatagaTTTTGATCATTTTTTAAGTTGTGAAATgaaatgacagaaaaaaatcccactctgcTCAGTAGCCCGGATGTAGATtctgggtatgtgtccaaggggaaGAAATTTCCTATCTCttgtaaaacaagaaattcctccgaggtaggaaaaacacccccgtctttaccattctcactgccaccaactgagaaggttatttccatTTGACCATAAATAtatccctctataagtccttgtagaatctttgTCACAATCCGATGGGAGGATTTTCACGTGTCCGGCTCTTTCAAGATTGAATCTCGAATTTTGTTAATGTTGTCTAGGGTATGATTATTTGGCGGCTGTTCGCTTTTATAGTTAGTGATATGCGTGGTTCCTTTTAACTTAATTGAACGATAGACAGACTCAAAAGTATCGACAGAAAGAATAAACACTGGAAGCAACTGGACGAACACAACTACAATGAGTGAAAAACGGCTTTAATTTTGGTTACTCATCTTCATGCATCGACGTACTCGGCACTACAGGTCAAGGATCAGGTGTGAGAGGTTTGATCTTGCCGAAATGAGCGACTGTAAGCTCTCGGAGTGTTTATACACGGCGTcggtgatgaagatgatgtctttaaagtttaatgtcttgacgatgagttcaacggtgatgatgatgtccTTGATGATGTGACGAACGATGTTGAGGATGCCCTTGATGTCTTCGACGATGAGgtgaatgacgatgatgatgccctGGATATCTCGGCGATGGGGTGAACGGTGATATCAGTTCTTTAACacggttccatctctctctcagttggcGTCCGATTCATCTCCAGCTTGCATCTACACGAGCGTCTAACCAGCATCTAAACAGCATCTAAACCTGTCgatcaaagtgaaaacaacatGTTATCATCAGCTTTATGAGCCTAACATCTATCTAATCATTCTGACCGTTACTTACAACCAATGGAATTTTGGATTTCGTCCAACTGCTTCGCctttgaaacacacaaaacagatgaacgtagggatgaaaatgtgccgctctacttctgaaatgaagaacgatattattacttccctttttcCTACTTTAGCAGTTTCTTACCTGCATAATTCAGGTTTGTGATGAAATATAACTCCCGAAAAAAAAACTTGAATTGTTCTCCAAAATGGAACGAGAATCAACTGATCTTGGTGAATGGACTCAAAGTAAACTCTACGCTACGAATATAGGCCTTCGCACGTGTCTCaaaacaattcaataaaacAACTCTTCCATACATCTTTTAACGCGAAGTACAAAAGACAAATATCTCAAGTCTTTATTGATAGAATCATCGTATGAATTTGCAAATCTAATAATCTTTCATACGGTGTAGGCGTAGAGATCTATCATAACCATTTCCAACCTCGTGTTTTCCTCTGTGTCATTCTTCCTTTTTGACGTCACGCTTTTGACGTCATCTCTCTTTACGGCGTTCCGTCTCGCAAGGAAATGACTTAAGGGTGTCACCCATGGAAATAAAATCCAATGTTACTATAATGCGTAACACACGCCCTTGGAAAGGAAGATTTTATATAATCTATGAACATGCATAATAGTTACATTAATACTATATGTGTATAACATTCTACTAATTGTTTCCGTGGATCTATGATCAGAATTCCCTTCACAATCAGGTAGTATCTCTGAGTTGTGACGACCATTGCCATGGTCTCCTTCAGTTCATGGTAGCACGGCTGAGGTAGTCTGCTCCAATGTTGTCTTTGCCGGGAATGATCTTCACGGTGAAGACGTACGGTTGAAGTTGCAGTGCCCAGCGCATCAGTCTGGCATTGGTTGGTTTCATCCGCTGTAGATACTGAAggggttgatggtccgtctccagtaTGAAATGTCTTCCGTAGAGATAACGCTCAAATTTCTGGATTCCCCAGACGGTCGCTAAGCATTCTTTCTCTACGGTGGCATATTTCTGTTCTGTGATTGGTTCAGCGTCGTTCTCGATGACTTTATTTGCTTCTCTGAAATCATTGCAGAAACGCACTGCTTTACCTTGTGCTTTCTTCACGATCACTATCGGAGCGTTGTAGGGTGAAGTGGCTGGTTCGATAACCTTCAAATCCAACATCTCCTTCACTTCACGTTCCACCACGTCCACTAACGCATGAGGTATGGGTCGTGGTTTCACGTACACAGGTCGATCATCAGTCATCTTGATGTTGCAGATTTCTAGAGTCGTAGCTTTTGGTACATCAGTCAACGATGCGCTGAATTCTGTACATGCGTCTCTGACTTCACGTTGTTGTCTTGCCGTCAATGTGTCAGCTACATGTACATCTTTCTCATTCTCGGTACGTTTTGTAGACGGAATGAGTATGCTGGGATCAGGTCCCATGTTGGCGAATATTTCGTCATCTTGTTCTTCCAGATCTTCGACGACTATTGCGCTCTGTTCCACCACTTCTTCTGGAAGTTTCTCTGGTTCAGCGATCATTTCTCGTTCATGGTACTCTCGCAAAAGGTTGATGTGATAGACACGAGTTTGGCGACCCACTTTGATCTTGTAATCAAATGAGTTGATCTGCTCCTCGATCACGTATGGTCCCTTCCATGCAAGTtctagcttgttgtgtttcgtTGGCAGTAGAAGCAAAACTCTGGTGCCGACAATGAGTTctctcttcttcgtcttcttgtcGTAGAAGTGAGCTTGTCGTATTGCTGACTTGGCGAGATGGTCGCGGGCGATCTTGCACGTTTCTTCAATGCGATTTCGCAGATCAATAACATGTTCAGCCGTCGTGCGTATCTCGTCGTTGCTTTCTTCTTCCGTCCACAGTTGACGCAATACTTGCATTGGTCCACGCACTGTCCGCCCATACAGAAGTTCGAAAGGAGAAAATCCAAGCGAATCTTGGGGAACTTCTCGGTATGCGAACAGTAGTGCTGGCAAGTACTGGTCCCACTTGGTCGGTTGTTCAAAAGTCATCTTCTTGAGCATCGCTTTCAAAGTTCCATTGAAACGTTCTACAACACCATTGCATTGAGGATGCCAAGGTGAAGTTGTCAATCCCTTGATTGCGAGCAGTTGGTTGACTTGAGTCATCAACTCGCTGGTGAACTGCGCTCCGTTGTCGGTCAATACTTCTTCTGGAAGTCCCAATCTTGTCCAGAATGTCCATAGCGCGTCAGCCACGGTTTCTGCCTTTATGTCTTTGAGAGCAACAGCTTCAGGATATCTGGTCGCGAAATCCACCATCACTAGGATATACTGCTTCTTTGTCTCAGACATGGGTTTGATTGGTCCTACTATGTCAACGGCTACACGCTTGAACGGAGTTTCAATCAGAGGCATCTTTCCCAGAGGTACCTTCCTCGTCCGTCCTTTTGGCATAGTACGTTGGCACACGTCACAAGAACTGCAGTAGCGTTTGATGTCACCCACGATCCCCGGCCAAAAAAAATCTTGCCAAATCCGTTCTCTTGATTTCTTCTGTCCGAGATGGCCCGACATCGCCGTATCGTGTCCGGTGGACAATACCTTTGCCCGCATCTTGTGAGGTACTACTACTTGTCGGTGGTCCTTTCCTTGCTTGTCACTGTATTGGCGATATAACACGTCCTTGTCATAGATGAACTGAACTCGCCCTCGAGTTACATTCGTTCGTGCCAACACATGTAATTTCTCAAGGCTTTTGTCGTCTTGCTGTTCTCTCTTTAGATCAGCAACGGTGAAGATCTTTCCTTCCATAGGAAAACTGGGAATTGACGCATTCCCCTCCTCTTCACGTTTTTCTTGTCCTCGGGTAACGGCTGTTGCAGTGGTTTCAGGGATTACGGTCTCACGGACTGGATATACAGGTGTCTCGATTTTCTCCGATCCTACACCCATCGAGTTTCCAATCAACACAGGATGGACAGGATTCTCCATGACGCTAACTTCGGTTTCTCCCACGAAGTACGGCGTGTCCATGTAAACGTGTGCGACCGATAGTTTCTCTTTCACTGATTTCTTCGCCAAAGACGTTTCTTTTGTGCGCGTAGTAATCTTGCTAGCTGGTACTAGTTTGGAATCAACAATCGTAGAGGTGCTTCCGGTGTCGCGGAAAGCAGTGACTACCTGGCCTTCAACTACGATTTGGGACAGTTTGGTGAATTTCTTGTGAACACATTTGTCGCACAGTTGATCATGTGTCGCATTCCCCTCGATGTCATTCTCGTCTTGAAATGCGGCACTGGCTGATTCATCTTTCGGAGGCTGGCGACAATCCTTCTTGAAATGGCCCAATTTTCCACATCTGAAACATTTGACGCTGGTTCTGCTTTTATTTCCTTCGTCCTTGTCCTTGTTTGTGGAATTCGTCCCGTGTGTTGCCTTGTGTCCTCTCTCTTCAGGTTTCTTCCCATGTCTACGGCTTTCTTTGGGTCGGTTTTCTTCGTAGAGAGTTACGGTGTCGATCACGTCATCAATGCTGTTTGGTTTTCTATCCTTCACGTACGTGACGAGTTCAGTAGGCATGCTTT
The sequence above is a segment of the Littorina saxatilis isolate snail1 unplaced genomic scaffold, US_GU_Lsax_2.0 scaffold_1377, whole genome shotgun sequence genome. Coding sequences within it:
- the LOC138955175 gene encoding uncharacterized protein, coding for MDTSVDAALEATRILMDKGKLLGLEGSELRDFVLECERENGERAERARERAERAEIADAERKRADAERERERADAERERERADAERERERADRVEREREEREQQTRLEELRIQVELARATNSRDRGGDEEEGNQNNNNHRNHRPRDTDNYQPKLPFLEDKDDVEAFLLQFERHAEASHWDPNTWSVRLSALLKGKARTAYTKMKVADARDYALLRKTLLERFQITAETYRQRFRNTRKENADSYKEFITQISLFLDRWVEMSNIGESFDDFKDLILTEQVYESMPTELVTYVKDRKPNSIDDVIDTVTLYEENRPKESRRHGKKPEERGHKATHGTNSTNKDKDEGNKSRTSVKCFRCGKLGHFKKDCRQPPKDESASAAFQDENDIEGNATHDQLCDKCVHKKFTKLSQIVVEGQVVTAFRDTGSTSTIVDSKLVPASKITTRTKETSLAKKSVKEKLSVAHVYMDTPYFVGETEVSVMENPVHPVLIGNSMGVGSEKIETPVYPVRETVIPETTATAVTRGQEKREEEGNASIPSFPMEGKIFTVADLKREQQDDKSLEKLHVLARTNVTRGRVQFIYDKDVLYRQYSDKQGKDHRQVVVPHKMRAKVLSTGHDTAMSGHLGQKKSRERIWQDFFWPGIVGDIKRYCSSCDVCQRTMPKGRTRKVPLGKMPLIETPFKRVAVDIVGPIKPMSETKKQYILVMVDFATRYPEAVALKDIKAETVADALWTFWTRLGLPEEVLTDNGAQFTSELMTQVNQLLAIKGLTTSPWHPQCNGVVERFNGTLKAMLKKMTFEQPTKWDQYLPALLFAYREVPQDSLGFSPFELLYGRTVRGPMQVLRQLWTEEESNDEIRTTAEHVIDLRNRIEETCKIARDHLAKSAIRQAHFYDKKTKKRELIVGTRVLLLLPTKHNKLELAWKGPYVIEEQINSFDYKIKVGRQTRVYHINLLREYHEREMIAEPEKLPEEVVEQSAIVVEDLEEQDDEIFANMGPDPSILIPSTKRTENEKDVHVADTLTARQQREVRDACTEFSASLTDVPKATTLEICNIKMTDDRPVYVKPRPIPHALVDVVEREVKEMLDLKVIEPATSPYNAPIVIVKKAQGKAVRFCNDFREANKVIENDAEPITEQKYATVEKECLATVWGIQKFERYLYGRHFILETDHQPLQYLQRMKPTNARLMRWALQLQPYVFTVKIIPGKDNIGADYLSRATMN